The Kribbella shirazensis genomic interval ACCTGAGCATGTCCGTCACCGTGAAGGTCCGGGTCGTGTAGCGCAGGTCGTCGGTCTCCAGCGCCGGCGAGTCGTCGTAGGTGACCTTGCGCGGCGGCACGGTGGGTGTCTGCGTGGTCGGCGTACCCAGGATGGATCCCACCGGCAGCGGCGCGGCCGTGCCGGCCAGGCTCGGCTCCTCGGTGAGGAACAGGCCGGCTCCGTAGCCGCCGGCGCCCCCCGCCCCGGCGAGCGTCAGCAGACCGGCGCCGAGCATCGTGCGCCTGGTCAGCGTTCTCGCCATGCCCCACCTCCCCAGGTCTACCTATCAGAAGACACCTGAGCTCCCGCTCAGGTTGCGGCAGCCAGATAACGATTCCGTGAAAAGGGGTCAGCCGACCTCGCTGACGGAGGTGGAGGCCCGCTCGAGGACCTCGTTGAGGCCGTCGGCGTCCTGCGGCAAGCCGGTGATGCTCATCTCCGCGGTGGTGAGCTGGCCGTTGATCGCGATCCAGCGGACGATCACGTAGCGCAGTGTCTCGCCGGGGATGTAGGTGTAGACGAGCGTCGCGACCGACCGGGGCTCGCCGTCGTTGCCGGTGATCACCTCGGTGTCCTGCCTGAGGATGCGGACATCGTTCTGCGGCGCCTGACTCTTCTTCAGTTCGACGATCAGCTGGTGCATCTCGGCCTCAGGGGTCTTGCCGGCGGGCTCCACCGCCTCGACCCGGACGGCGCGCTCCTCGAGCTTGTCCAGGTACTTCACCTCGGCGGGCGCCTTCGGATTCTTCTTCAGCCGCCAGCCCTGCGGTACTTCGACGGACAACCGGACGGACCGCTCGTCCTTCGGCGTCACGGTGAAGCTGCGCTCGGCGTACTCCAGGCCGGTCTCGAGTGGTTCGAGGTTGTTCGGGCTCGGGGTCTTCACCGGCAGCGACGGCGAGGTCGGGGTTCCGGACGGGGTGGGGGACGGGGACACCTCACCGAGGGGAGCCGCGGCTCCGGTGGTGGTCTGTCGTGGGGCGTCCACGTAATCGCCGACGTAGTACCCGCCGCCGACGCCGAGCGCCAAGGCCAGCAACAGCAGACCGGCCAGGAGGACTCGTTTCACGCGTGCACCGGTCCGCAGGTCGGCGCGCCGGGACCGCCGGGCAGCGGTACGACGTACGTCGTCCCGGCCGGAGCTGGGCAGGCGGTTACGGGCACGTAACCCATCTTCTCAGGCGAGGCAGGCAGGGGCGCAAAACCGCGGCGCAGCCCTTTTCACACCGACTCCGACTGAATCCTTTCAATGAGGTCTTGACAGCCTCCCGGGCCGTCCGTAGCGTCCCGCGTGTCGAAAGTAACACGATCTTGCGTTTACTTCACAGTCTTGGCCGGTATTTCGGCGCTCAGGAGGAACCATGACACTCGATCGATCCGTCAGTCGTCGGCGGCTCCTGCAGTTGGTCGGAGGCGCCACGGTCACCGCCACCGTGGCCGGCTCCCTGTCGGCCTGTGGCGGAGACGGCGGCTCGTCGTCGTCCGGCGGCACGCTGAAGGTGATCGGCGTCGGCGACCAGGAGGCCGGCCTGCGGAAGGTGCTCGACGCGTACAAGGCGTCGCACTCGGGATTCGACTTCAACCTGTCGTTCGCGCCCGCGGACCAGGTGCAGACCGCGCTCCGCACGCAGCTCGGCGGCGGCAACGCGCCCGACGTCCATGTCGTGTACCCGGGCAACGGCAGCGCGATGTCGATGGCCCAGCTGGGCAAGGCCGGGCTGCTCACCGACCTCAGCAGCCAGTCCTGGACGCAGAAGGTCCCGGCCGGGTTCAAGGGCGCCTTCCAGCACGACGGCAAGACGTACATCTTCTCGCCCGGCTCCAGCATGCTCGGCGCGATCTACAACAAGAAGGCGTTCGCGACCGCCGGCGTCGAGCCGCCGACCACCTGGTCGGAGCTGCTGGCGGTCTGCGACAAGCTGAAGAAGAAGGGCATCGTGCCGATCGCCGTCGGCGCGCAGACCCCGTGGATCACCCAGCTGATCCCGTACGCGCTGGTCCCGGGCACGGTCTACGCCAAGACGCCCGACTTCGACGACAAGATGAGTGCCGGCCAGGCCTCGTTCGCGGACTCCGGCTGGGCCGACGCGATGGACAAGTACCTCGAGCTGCAGAAGAAGGGCTTCTTCAACGACAACCCGAACGGTACGACGTACGAGCAGGCCACCTCGATGGTCGGCACCGGCAAGGCCGCGATGGCGGTCCAGGTGTCCGCGGTGCTGTCCGCGTTCCGGGCCGCGGCGCCGTCGCCGGACGACCTGTCGATGTTCCCGTTCCCGGCCACGGACGTTGCCGCCGACAACTGGATCCCGGCCGGCGTGGTGGTCGGGATCGCGGTGAGCGCGAAGAGCAAGCAGGCTGATCAGGCGAAGTCGTTCCTCGACTACTGCGGTCAGCAGGAGAACCTGAACACCTGGGCCGAGGCCGTCTCCTGCGTTCCGCTGTACGGCGACGCGAAGGTCGATCCCGCGCTGACCTCGTTCCTGCCGAACCTGAAGGCGAACAAGGCGGTCCCGTTCATGGACCAGCGCTGGCCGAACGCCGAAGTACAGCCGACCCACTTCGCCGTCGTACAGCAGCTGCTCGGCGGGAAGACCACGGTGCAGGACGCCCTGAAGAAGATGGACGAGGCCTACCGGAAGGGCGCGTGACGGCCTCGGTGGCCGCGGCCCGGCCGGAGGTCGCGCGGCGGACCCGGCGGCGCGGCGGGATCGTGCCGCCGTGGTGGTTCGCGGTGCCGGCGATCCTGGTCTACGCCCTGGTGGTGCTGTACCCGAGCATCGCCGGCGCGGGGTCGGCGTTCACGGACTGGTCGGGGATCGGCGAGGCCAAGTCGTTTGTGGGCGCGGACAACTTCAAGCAACTGCTGCGCGACGACCAGGCGCTCGGGGCGCTGCGCAACACGCTGCTGTTGACGGTCGCGATCGTCGTGGTGCAGAACGCGCTCGGGTTGCTGCTCGCCCTCGGCGTCCACACCGGGATCAAGAGCCGGCTGATGTTGCGGCTGGTGTTCTTCGCACCGGTCGTGGTGAGTCCGGTGATGGTGTCGTTCCTGTGGAAGTTCGTCTACAACCCGGCGCCGGACGCGGGACTGAACGCGGCGCTGGGCGCGGTCGGGCTCGGGTCGCTGCGCCAGGACTGGCTGGGCAACCCGTCGATCGCACTGTGGTCGGTCGCGTTCACGGTGATCTGGCAGTGCGCCGGGTACTCGATGGTGATCTTCCTGGCCGGGCTCGAAGGGGTCCCGGCCGAGTTGCACGAGTCCGCGATGGTGGACGGCGCCGGGACGGTCGCGCGCTTCCGGCATATCACCTGGCCGCTGCTCGCCCCGGCCGTCACCATCAACGTGATGCTCTCGACGGTCGGCGGGCTGACGTTGTTCACCCAGATCATCGCGATGACGAACGGCGGACCGGGGTACGCCACGGACACGTTGTCGACGGTGCTGTACAAGCAGGCGTTCGTGTTCGGGAAGTTCGGGTACAGCACTGCGGTCGCGCTGGTCCTGGCGGTCTTCGTCGCGGCGGTGTCGTTCCTGCAGATCGGATACCTGAGGTCGAGGGAGACGACGGCATGAAGTACCGTCCGCGGACGTTCCTGCTCGAGCTGGTCATGATCGCCGTCGCGGTCGGGTTCCTCTTCCCGGTGTACGTCCTGGTGACGTTGGCGTTCAAGGATCAGCAGCAGATCGCGAACGAGCCGTTGTCGCTGCCGTCACCGCCGAGCGTGAGCAGCTTCGGCGAGGCGTGGCGCTCGGCCGGACTCGACTCGGCGTTGCTGAACAGCACCCTGATCACCGTCGCGAGCGTGCTGTTGCTGATCGCGCTCGGCTCGCTGGCGGCGTATTTCCTGGCCCGTACGGCGACCCGGTTGAGCTACAGCCTCTACATCCTGTTCCTGGTCGGGATCATCCTGCCGTTCCAACTCGGGATGATCCCGCTGTACCAACTGGTCGACGACCTCGGGCTGCTCGGGACGTACCAAGGGATGATCCTGTTCTATACAGGGATCCAGCTTCCGTTCACGGTCTTCCTCTACACCGGATTCATCCGCTCGCTGCCGGCCGACTACACGAACGCCGCGCTGATCGACGGCGCGTCGCACCTGCAGGCCTTCGCGCACGTGATCTTCCCGCTGCTCCGGCCGATCACGGGCACGGTCCTGATCCTCAACGCCGTACAGATCTGGAACGACTTCTTCACGCCGCTGCTCTATCTCGGCGGTTCAGGGCACGAAACCGTGCCGGTCCGGGTGTTCGCGTTCGTCAACCAATACACGTCGAACTACGGCCTCGTGGCCGCCGGACTGATCCTCGCGGCACTCCCCATCCTGCTGCTGTTCCTCTTCCTCCAGCGCTACGTGATCCGCGGATTCGCCTCCGGCCTGAAGGGATGACCCCCGAGGTACCCACGGACAGGAGGTAGACATCCACCGCCGCCGACCGCACGCGGAGCAGCCGACCGGGTCACCGGGCAATGGGCCTACACGTCCTGTCGATCGGCACCATCCCGGCGCCGTACGGCAGCTGGACAGGTAGTGCGCTGCGAGACGATGTACACGTTCACGCGGTGACGCGGGAGTGCACTACACAGCCGCGCGACACGTCCTGTCGAGCTGCAGATCACTGCGTCGCACGGGGCCGCTGACTGCACTGGGTTGCCCTCGCGGCGATGCACACTGGACCGCACAGTCGAACAGAGGGGGAGCGGGATGGTACGTCGTTGGTTGGCCGGCGTTCTGGCTGTCGGGACGATGTTGGGTGGGGTCGTGGTGCTCGGTAGTGCGCCGGCTGAGGCGCGCGCCGTGGCGGTCGCGGACACGTTGCTTCCGGGACAGAAGCTGATGTCCGGTCAGTACATCCGGTCGCGGAGCGGGGTCTTCACGCTGATCATGCAGCCGCGTGGTGATGTGAAGCTGTTCCAGCGCGGGGTGTCGTTGCCGTTGTGGAGCTCCGGCACCTGGCGCCCCGGCTCCGTGCTGGTGATGGGTACGGAGGGCACGCTGCAGATCATCTACGGCCGGACGAAGGTCTGGTCGATGGGTATCAGGAGCGCCGGCGCCAAGCTGGTGCTACCGGACAATGGGAACCTGGCGATCTACAACACCCGCGGCAAGGCGGTCTGGAACCGGCACATGGTCATCGGCACGCTGATGCCGCAGAGCAAGCTGCACGCGCCGGACCCGGCCGGGCGCGAAGTGATCATGTACTCCGTCAACCGGGTCTACACGCTCAAGTTCCTGACCACCGGCAACCTGGTGCTGTACAAGAACGGCACCAGCGCCCTGTGGAGCACCGGCGTGAAGAACACCTGGCCGGAGTCGTACGGCTGGGTCGGCCCGAACGGCGCGTTCTACACCGTGAACAAGGACGGCGACATCACCTGGTTCTACGAGACCCGCCGCGACGGCAGCGTCCTCCAACTCCGCGACGACGGCCACCTCGTCATGATCAACGGCCGAACCGTCGTCAAGACGTTCCACTGAGACGATCACGCGCCTCCATCAGCGCGAAGCCGAGCAGGTTGAGACCCCGCCGAGCGGTGGGGTCCACCGCTCGCGGGTCGTCGGCCGCCAGACCAATGCCCCAGACTCGATCGAGCGGACTGGCCTCCACCAGCACCCGCCTGCCGAGGTGATCAGCTGGTGGAGTTCTTCGCGGTTCACCGCGACAGAGTGTCAGTAGACCTCGATCCGGTCCAGGC includes:
- a CDS encoding ABC transporter substrate-binding protein, whose product is MTLDRSVSRRRLLQLVGGATVTATVAGSLSACGGDGGSSSSGGTLKVIGVGDQEAGLRKVLDAYKASHSGFDFNLSFAPADQVQTALRTQLGGGNAPDVHVVYPGNGSAMSMAQLGKAGLLTDLSSQSWTQKVPAGFKGAFQHDGKTYIFSPGSSMLGAIYNKKAFATAGVEPPTTWSELLAVCDKLKKKGIVPIAVGAQTPWITQLIPYALVPGTVYAKTPDFDDKMSAGQASFADSGWADAMDKYLELQKKGFFNDNPNGTTYEQATSMVGTGKAAMAVQVSAVLSAFRAAAPSPDDLSMFPFPATDVAADNWIPAGVVVGIAVSAKSKQADQAKSFLDYCGQQENLNTWAEAVSCVPLYGDAKVDPALTSFLPNLKANKAVPFMDQRWPNAEVQPTHFAVVQQLLGGKTTVQDALKKMDEAYRKGA
- a CDS encoding NADAR domain-containing protein, producing MLVEASPLDRVWGIGLAADDPRAVDPTARRGLNLLGFALMEARDRLSGTS
- a CDS encoding ABC transporter permease subunit, with protein sequence MTASVAAARPEVARRTRRRGGIVPPWWFAVPAILVYALVVLYPSIAGAGSAFTDWSGIGEAKSFVGADNFKQLLRDDQALGALRNTLLLTVAIVVVQNALGLLLALGVHTGIKSRLMLRLVFFAPVVVSPVMVSFLWKFVYNPAPDAGLNAALGAVGLGSLRQDWLGNPSIALWSVAFTVIWQCAGYSMVIFLAGLEGVPAELHESAMVDGAGTVARFRHITWPLLAPAVTINVMLSTVGGLTLFTQIIAMTNGGPGYATDTLSTVLYKQAFVFGKFGYSTAVALVLAVFVAAVSFLQIGYLRSRETTA
- a CDS encoding carbohydrate ABC transporter permease, encoding MKYRPRTFLLELVMIAVAVGFLFPVYVLVTLAFKDQQQIANEPLSLPSPPSVSSFGEAWRSAGLDSALLNSTLITVASVLLLIALGSLAAYFLARTATRLSYSLYILFLVGIILPFQLGMIPLYQLVDDLGLLGTYQGMILFYTGIQLPFTVFLYTGFIRSLPADYTNAALIDGASHLQAFAHVIFPLLRPITGTVLILNAVQIWNDFFTPLLYLGGSGHETVPVRVFAFVNQYTSNYGLVAAGLILAALPILLLFLFLQRYVIRGFASGLKG